A region of the Bombus affinis isolate iyBomAffi1 chromosome 7, iyBomAffi1.2, whole genome shotgun sequence genome:
ttatttatctactaTAATTTTAATGCTAGAAAAATAGTATGCGATAGTAGTAAGAACACTCGCGATAATCAAACATTGGATTAAGATTACAAAATTTGGTATAGAATAGCGGTTAGGTAAAAATTGTGTTTCGGTTTTTGTAGATTTTAGGCCGTATCGCGGACGCGATAAGAATTGGCACAGGCAGATTTGTGAATTCCGTCACATTGGCCCGAAACATCATAACCAGTCGGGCGCAGGTAATTGGCGCACTGACTTCGATATCGCATATCATCGAATTGTCTCCCATTCTAATAGGCTTTTTTAATACTGATCGATATAAAAATTCTATCAGTTTGTTCCCTAACAGTGCCCTCAGGCGATTAATAATATCGTCGATATTTCTGTCAATAGTCCTCATTAAGAGTGCGATTTGTCGATAAATATTGACGATATTATTAATTGTTCGAGGGCAcccgaaaaagaaaaaactcaTTTGTCTTAAGCAATCaacatgaaatttaattaataacctTCAATTTGATATTATGATCGTCTCTTCGCCTATCTCATCTCTCTAATTACTGTTATTGAAACATACTCTCAATCCAATCGCAATCTAATTTTCAGTACTCTGATCATTTCTCCCGACGAAAGGTTCGTCTAGATCTTTATAAAACTTGGGTCAGTAAATAACCTGTTTAAATATCGATAAAACTATCGCTGTGTCTCGGAAGAGAGGAAAAAAGCATAAGACATGTACGTCGAATAAATCGATTCATCTCTCGATACAGTTTCACCATTTATCGTAAGGCTATTTTTTTTCTAATCGCATGTGGCAATAACGAATAACAAATCAACCTGACTCGAAGAGAAAATCGAGGTTGAATCGCGCGTAGAACTCGGCTAATTAGCACGAGAAGCGCGGTAATCCGTGAAATATGTCTTAGTATATAGGAAAATATCACTGGAACGTTCACATAACATTCATGCTATCATTAAACTCGAGAATTGAGAAATTGTAACAATATTCTAGCaagtataaaatattcgaacgaTAAACACGTTCCATAAAATACTTTATGGAACAGGTTTTGGCCAGAGAGACACAGACCATGGCGACAGTGGTAGTGCAGAAATCGGTGGCCTTGAACTACGAACCAATATCCTCGGCAACGACCCAGTATCCGCCAGTTACGAACACTCGACCAAACGCGCGCGAAACTGTGAGATTGGAGAACGAAAATGCGCAAAGTCTATTAGAAAAGCCAATTTCGAAACCTATCGCGAACGTTTTGGAATCTTTCCTTAATCCTACACCATTGGTCGATGGTATCAGAGAGGAGGAAAAATATGGAAACTCTGGAGACAAGTTTATCGGCATTGGTCGGACTCTGGTCGATGGATTCGAGAAGTTTAGCAATTTTCTGAACGGTGTCGTTGACGTACGTATATTTAAATGTAGAATATTAACCCTTTGACGAAGAAATATATTTAGAGAATAATTAAGATTTCTCGCGTTTTTTTATGTGGAATTAGAAAAAtttttaactttctatagggaataaatattaataattgcgtgtaacgatatataagaaataaaaagtaTTAAGTTTGGCGGTATGATTGAACGTAATAATTAGAGAAAACGTTAACCTCTTCTGAATAATAATATATCGATAATTATTTTTAGTTTCCACGCAAGACTGTCAAAACGAGTACCCAGGAAATCACagactttttaaataaaataggaGCTCGTCTGGTCGGATTAGAGTAATGTAAATATCATAATTTATAAGATCGTCTTATTCGGTGTtctaattgtttttttttttgttttgttacTCGAATAAacttgtttgttttttattgcGTCGTTTTATGAAACACAAAGTGATTTTCCCGCCAGTTGATTAGAAAAACACATTAGACAATGTTAACGTTGTGCGATATGTATATCTATAGACtgtagatatttatgcaaattcgtatttttataaatcCGCATAATGACTTGGGAAGTTTGTTTCGCCTACTAAATATGTTAGCAAATATTTTTAACTGTTTCATGCATTCTGCACGTATTTACGGTTGTAAATTTCGCATAAAATCTATACATATTTGCAGTTTGGTAAATGGAAAACGAGAATGTGTGATCCGTAATGTAATTGATAGCACAGTGCTTGAAATCAATTAGCAAGAAAATTATCTTGTATCTAACGTGAAAGAtggttattaaaaatatttgaagaatattgtcgcataaatatattatttattattcgaacgatATAGGTACGTACAACGTAACGTCGTGTCGAACATTTTGTAGCGTGATGCAATGTAAACGACTTTTGCAATATCGTAACAAGCTGCACTCGAAACCACGCTTCTTCAAAACAAATATTAGACTTCAAGTGCTGTTAAATTATCAACTACGCGATGATGTTTTATACGATCAAATACGGTAAAAACGAGCTATCAACACACCCGAGGATTTAAAGCTAAGCGAAAGGAAAATCTTAGAAATTGCAGGTTCCACGGGTGTGTCGATTCGACCTTAAACGATAACGAGTAAAAATAATGCTCACGTTCGCACAACCAGGCAGCTTTTTAACAAATAGAAGGTAATAAAATATTGACAAAAAGATCATCGAACATAGCCTCGTTGTACGAAACGTAATTTTGGTAATCTCCGCGTGCGATCAACGTTATCTCTAATGAATAAACAGGTTCGCATGCAAGGTAACATAAAACATTCGCATTCTACGATATAAAATTCTCTCACATACTAACGATCTAACGTTCTAACGATCGAAAGTCGATTAAAATGATGTGATAGTAGTCACTTGTCGGATCGTCCTCGACAGTATGTCGTCGTTATTCCTATAAATCGAAGGTATTTTGTTAAAAACTCGTCAAGCTGGTCCTTTAGGAAAAGCAATCATTCATCGAAAGTAACGAGTCAAGTAATGGCGCATCTTGTGCATCTTTGAAGCCGTGCTCGTTTATCAACTCGTCCTATTATCTCTTTCGCGGATTAGCAGAAATTTCACGACCTTCGTAACGATCTTTAACGCTTACGCAGAGTCGTGATGATTCGCAGTGATCACTGGTCCTACTCAAATTCTACGATAGAAAAGGAGTCTTTTTCGCCTCTTAGCATTACGGAATAGCATCGAAGGCAACGAAGGAAATTTACAAGGATCCATATCTCGCTCGAGGAGTAGCGCATGCGACAATCGAAATCTTCTTCAGACATATCACGAAGAAGATCGTGATTATCGCGAATGTAACGTGTAATATATAATTGGTTGAATTCGATGGATCTTAGACACTGGTTTCGTCTAAGATCCATCTGAAATTCTAGGTGTTCGCAGTATCGTAACTCTTGTACGTGTGGGATGATCTCTTGTGTCTGACGGTGCAGAACAAGATCATGCTGGCCACCTGTCCGAATAGCTGAAGGAAAGCCACAACAAGACCAACGGTTCCGACCACGTGAAGCCTAGTAACTAGCCACATTTGAATAGCTGTTGCGCAACCTTCTTGATACCAATGTTCCTTGTTTCGTTCCCCAGGGCCAAGACGACCGCAATATCGTTCCCTCTGTATGCAACAGGAATCGGGTACGCGGTCTTCCGTCGGCCATGCGTCGATCCGGAACCAGTCGGTATAGTCTCGTACACCGCAGCAATGGAACTAAAATTGTCGCAGAAGATCAATGAAAAATTAGTGAGATTCGATGCAGTTGAGAGAAATTGTTTATATAGTTTGACAGAATAATGGTATGTACACCGGTCATAATAAATATTGGTACGCTGTTATATTTATCGtacatacatattacatattaattaattaagttcAAATATCATTCAAATGTCATATCATTTAGCAGTACTTTCATGGGagtacaaaaatttaatactgTGGAAGTGAAGCATAGAACCTGATAAGAAATGCTTTGTTGGTATGTGCCAATACTTTTTGCAACCACTGCAAATATGGCTTtgagaataataaatatttagaatAGTTCCAGTCTCGAGTCGTTAATCGTAGCGTTAACGTAGACATACTTGACTGTCCTCACCTCTGTATGTATGTGGTCCCATATAGCAGGAAGAGTACCAGGTTCCCTGGTCAGATTATAATGTTTTTCAATACCGAAAAGAAGCTCGTCCTTCAAGCTTTTCGATAAATGTTCTCTAAAGATGAAGGCCAGAGTACCCAACATGGATTCACCGAGGAACATCAGTATAACCAAAAAAAAGTACTACGAAGAGAGAAAAATTAGAGAATGAATATCAAAGCAAAGGTGATACCCGTAGGAAAGTGGGGACGGGGTATGAGAGGCTACGAACCGTGATTAACATGCATCTCGATTGAAACCATGCACCACAACATCCGAAGAAGGCGATGACGAAGGTCACACATCCAGCGGCCAACAGCAACGAATCAGCTGACGCGAAACTGTAATGCGGCACCAAGGTCGTGTATCCGGAGTAAGCCAATCGTAGCCACAGGCCTGCACCCAAAATTCCACAAGCGCATAActgtaaaaaatgttaaacgGGTCAGAACGACATTCTGACCTGGATGCTCTCCACCATGACACGCATCTTTCTACGTCGATCATCCTCGTCGACTttacatttttacataaatttaaaattaacgtATAACTCTAGAAATACCAAGATATGACCGTAAAGGTCATCTTGACCCAGATCGAAGATTGCAAAATCGCTAGTCGTTCTTCATTAACGAGTATCGAAATTGATCTTTTATGCAATTATATTGATTTTATATGCAATAGAAAAAATGCAGCGAATCATACGGATACGCAGATAATTATTTTCTAGATGATTATTCTGCATACATTCTGAATTCAGAAAAAAATGTCTCAAAGCGAGAATCAAGAAGAAAATATCGTTGACAGAGCGGCCTCTTCCTGACGGTTCGACGCGCAATTATGCAGGCGATATGATCGCGTGTGCTTCCGTATGAACGTTGCACGCTGTTGCGAAAGCTCTTAAATCACGAGGTCGAATGTAAGTTCCAGCTATGCGTGCTCGTTCGACCTCCAACCGCTGTGTGTAACTTTCAATCCTGTCGTTTCTGACACCTTGGTAGTCGCTCTCGAAATCGGCAATCGATGAATTATGTAGAAGAGaaggaagatcgacggtggaatGTCGACGTTAGTGGTTTTCACGCTTGGTGAGAATCTCGATTATTCAGCGGGTATACATAATCGCGAGTAAAAAGTGGGTCGACAACGAGAAAGCACGCTCGTCttgtattataacgttaatgaAACTCTAATGCAACCAGACGACCCAACAACGTTTCTTTTCACTGACGAGACATCGGTGTGTATCGTGGACAGCAATTGAAACGCCGCAGCTCGATTTACACGCGTATTTCCTTCCTTGTGCCGGTGGCCGTCTCGTGGTTACTGTCTCAAAGGGGAAATTGCCATTCTGGTCAGGTGAAACATAGTTTCTATATACACGTATAGTATACGTCTAGCTGACGTATTCGGTGACAGCGAGATTAGAAGGTATATTGACCTTTCCTCGGAAATTGTTACGGTTTAGTAATTCACCCTCCCTATACTGCCCTCCAGGCGAGATTAAAGCCGTCGTTGTGCCGAGTGAGGCCACCCGTCATTTACGATTTCTACCGTTCCTTTGTTCAACTGGCTCAATTTTAGCTCGTCGTCTGTAAATCTCCATCCCATTATATCTATCTGTAAACCTCTACCCCATTATACCTGCCTGTATTGTTCGAATGAATGGTGCGGCAGCTTTATTACTACGCGGTTCAAAGCTAATATCATCCTGAATCAGACGTATTTTCGCGCTTTCACAGTCTGCGTCTTTGTTGAGATTGATATTGCTATTTCGAACGATTAGTGGTATCGAAATTCTATTCCTTCAAATGCTGTGTTCAGCCTtcattttatacattattttgtcaTTTAGAGTATTATATTTAAGTGCAAATTGTAAATGTTCCAATATGCTAACAGAACAGACTACGATACGTGTATCACGCAATAATAGAATGTCCGCTAGTAGCAGATATCTGTTCTTGTCAGAAGTAATATTATCGTAATCTAAACAGCCAATGAAAATGACAAAGATATGGCTTCTCACAAAGTAGCACTCGAGGCATTTCAAAATTGACTCCGACAGTTTCACATATAAGAAGAACGGAGCTTCATAGAATTCTTTATGTCATCTTCAAGTACCAAAACAAACCAACGATCTTTTGAATCTCTATTTGAATAAATGAAATCTGGCATCACAAAAGTGATCATTTTTATCTTCAATAGTTTGCAAGTGGAAGACTCTATTGCGCTTATGAACAGGGATGTACTAAGATCGAGCCAAGTCCAGAGTCCAGATAGGTAAACTGGTTAAATAGAAACGTTGTCGACAGAATATTCGTCCTCGCTGCGATATATGGAACCGGCGTAAATTAACATCAGCGTGGTAACAACGTGCCGCATTATCCAATATAGTTAAATTAGTTCGAACGAAGTATCTTATGCGTCGTTGCTCAGGATCGAGACGAAATCGACTGATGCTCGACCGACCCAATATCCCAGCCACGGTTCGTCGGCGAACAGCATCGCGGCCAACAGATCGTGGCCGCGTGGAATCAATGGACGAACGGTCCAGTCGATCGAACGATTAAACTCCCTTCGATTTACGTCGTCCACGAAACGAGTACCGTTAAGTATCTCTCGTGGATGAAATGACCGTGCAGAGTCTCGATCGTCGACTGCTGATTAGCAAACCGACTGCGTGCCCGCGCGAAATTACAGACGCAATTTCAGCGCAGACGCCTGGAATCGTTCGAGTGTGCAATTAAGGACACGAGATACGTAATGAGACCCGTGGAACATTGAAACCTAGTACTTCTCGACTACACGACGGTACAGGAATTTAAGATGAGACGACGACGTTAAGGAAAATAGCGTGTACCTGAGATATAGGTCAATTGGGACGTGCCTCGATGTTGCGTACTAGAAACAATACTTTAATCTTTAATCTCAACCAGTTGCCAATTATCTTGGGATATCTGATATAAGGTTCAATAAGATTTCACTACCTGACTTAGATTATGAACTTGTCCTAATTTTTCACAAATTAACACGAGCATGCTAAAAGGACTAACAAAAATTAGTGTCCGATAAGTAAGATCATACGGTAGATATCTATCGACTTTAAGAAGTATTAACATTCCACTTTACTCGAGGTCCCCCTGTTCATTTCGAGCACAAGTTTTCGAATTGAAATCTCCCATTCATTAATAGTATCTCATTCATTAGGCTTCGGGAAGGTAATACGATTTTTACGACGTTCTTTATCGTAGAAATGTCTGGTGTACGTCTGTGTAAATCCAAATGTACCTCGACAGTAATGAAGAAACGTACGGCAACCGGTGTGCACAAGTTGAAAGAATTACAAGGAAAAACCTTGTCGGACGAGCGTCTGCGAGCGTCTTCTCGGGTACCGTAAGTAAGTTCATAGCTCATAGAGCACGGTTCAATGTCCTATTTAAGAGTGGCGTGCGGCGGGGACGAGCGATTTCAAGTGGCACAATAAATTCGAGAGCAGAGACAGAGTTCGTTGGAATGTACCGAGAATGACAATGCGCATCGATTTAATCGCATGCGTGGGCCGTTCCTCCTGTTTCTGTTCGCGGTCTTCTGCTCTACGTTGCGCAGCATCGGCACGAATAGCGATGGAAATTAACTTGGTCGATCGTGTTTCTGGGTTCGCGAACGTGACACGCTTACGGACGTGTTTGAACGGCGTTGTTTTCGCTTCGCGCACCGTCTCGTCAGCGGAATCGCgaacaatatttatttttaactgtGTAACGAAAAGAGAGAACGCTTTTATGAACGTGACGAACGATGACGATAGAATAGAATCGGATGTTGCATGCGGTAATTATAGTTCCATGAAATCTGAATAAATCCCGATGATGACGATCAGGCTATgaatggaatattacgttatttattACTTTGTATCAGATTGGTGCATATAAATTGCCAAGTTTTTTAATGGAAACATATAACGAGCGTTGAAGATAATCTCATCGATTGTCGAGGTTTATTAGTACAAATTACTCCTCTATCCttcttaatataaattatttcaaagaaAACTATAACAATTCCATTCCAAGAATATTTAGATTCGTAGAAGCAACGATCCACACAAAGCTAAAGTAATAATTGAGATAATCACTAGTTACTTTGTGGAAATATACAACGAGTCGTACGTGAATTACTTTGATTAGACGCACGAAGGATTGATGAAACTATGTTCaagttttatttgaaaaaacaCGTTACAAGCACCAACTTATGTAAGTAACTTCTACTTGATGGATTAACAAAGACAGCAAGTGTTACGTACCCAAATGAGAACGTTGAGGGAGCAGAAAACGTGCCTGATGCACGTGTATCCTGTGCGGCCCATGCTTCGATCCCTCGCAAAGTCCTCGCGACGAAGGGATTGGCAGTGTTTCCTAGAAACACGAGGAATGCGTTGATTCTCACCTGAGAACTGTCCCGAAGCAACTTTTACCGTCGCTGACACCTGTTTCAAGGATTCAAAAACACGAACCCACAAAGACAATCGCGAAATCGAACATGCGAGCGTTTGGTTAGCGCGCCGCGAATTTTAATTGGGCTACGCACGTATTAGCATCGATCGGGTCGTTAGCATTCGTATTTGTTGGTCGTTAACAGCGCTCAGGAAACTTTCGCTGTTTACTCTCGCGTGAGTCACGATCGATCGGGATCTCGATTCGCAAACCACGCTCGATCGTGACCGGGTAAACGTTTTAAACGAAAGACGCGGGAAGATCGAACGACGAGGTTCGAGTCCGGCCAGGAACTGAGCATCGTTTTGGATTACCGGGAAACGCGTTTACCACCAACGAAACAAAGTAGAGCaacaagaaagagaaaaagaagaggaatgGCAGGCGAAGATAAAGCTTTACGAGCACGGGCGACGATTACATATTCCTTGTAA
Encoded here:
- the LOC126918325 gene encoding uncharacterized protein LOC126918325, encoding MWGSLGKRRTLRFCILILVCWFDLSIGLPVEQPTRFTLNTGDTNSRNVATRIVSNYAPGEVLARETQTMATVVVQKSVALNYEPISSATTQYPPVTNTRPNARETVRLENENAQSLLEKPISKPIANVLESFLNPTPLVDGIREEEKYGNSGDKFIGIGRTLVDGFEKFSNFLNGVVDFPRKTVKTSTQEITDFLNKIGARLVGLE
- the LOC126918321 gene encoding tetraspanin-9, with product MGRTGYTCIRHVFCSLNVLIWLCACGILGAGLWLRLAYSGYTTLVPHYSFASADSLLLAAGCVTFVIAFFGCCGAWFQSRCMLITYFFLVILMFLGESMLGTLAFIFREHLSKSLKDELLFGIEKHYNLTREPGTLPAIWDHIHTEFHCCGVRDYTDWFRIDAWPTEDRVPDSCCIQRERYCGRLGPGERNKEHWYQEGCATAIQMWLVTRLHVVGTVGLVVAFLQLFGQVASMILFCTVRHKRSSHTYKSYDTANT